The DNA segment ACTATCCGCCTGGATTTTGTCAATGATCCCGAAGAACTGGAAGAACTCAAGGAACGGCTGTTCCGCGAGGCCCGAGCCGCCGGAAATCTCTCGCATCCGAATATTGTAACGATATATGATGTCGGCAACGAAGGCAACCTGCAGTATATCGCCATGGAATATCTGGAAGGCCAGACGTTGGAAGAAATGATTCGGCGTAAGGCCAAATTTAATTTCCGGATTATCTCTCAAATAATCACTCAGATCTGCAGCGCTCTTGATTACGCCCATAATCAGGGCATAGTCCATCGCGATATCAAACCGGCCAATATTATGGTCCTGAAGGATTATCAGATAAAAGTCATGGATTTCGGTATTGCCCGAGTCGATTCCTCATCCATGACCCGAACCGGAATTGCCATGGGGACTCCCAACTATATTTCGCCGGAGCAATTGCAGGGCAAACCCGTTGATCGCCGCTGCGATATTTTCAGCCTCGGTGTGGTTATGTACGAAATGCTGTTACAGCGACGCCCGTTCCGGGGGGAAAATCTGACCGCCCTCATTTATGATATCGTCAACAAAAATCCCGAAACGCCGTCGAGCGTCAACAATTCCATACCGCACATTTTTGACAGGATTATTGACAAAGCCCTGAAGAAAAATCCCGCTGAAAGATTCCAGACGGCCAAAGAAGTCTCCACCGCACTGGCCGACTTCCTGGAGTCATTTGCTTCCAAACGGACGACTATGGTTTAAGGACAAAACCGGGCGTCAGTTTTCTTCTTCATCATTATCTGGTTGGATTATATCTTCGGCCAGTGATAAAGCCACCCCCGAAAGCATGACTTCAACACCCAGGTTGGTGAAATCGCTGGAAATTAATTCCCGATCAAGCCCTGCATAAAGCGAACACGAAGCTCCCTTCTCGACCACCAGACCGGAAAGCCGGTTTTTTGTCTCGGTAATAAAGGTCACCTCGCCCAGTTCTTCGGAAACAACGAAACCCGAGCAGTTGTGAAGTTGCAGATGCGAGTTGCCGGTGTAAACAACGACCAGCATCCCGCGTGCCCTGCCCAGCAATGTCTCCGGGTAAATTTCCAGAACCAGGACACGCTTCTCAGCGCCGTTGGAGATTTTAAGGCGGTAATGATCGGTCTGCCGGGTTATCTTTTCCGGTTCCAGTACCGCGCTGATTTTATTTAGATCCTCTTCGGAGAATTTAGCCATGCCTTATTTTTCCGATTTATCGTTCTTTTTATCGGATTCATCCACGCTTGATTTGATCTCCTCCTGGGTGTCCTTAACCGCCTTCTTGAATTCCCGGATTCCCTTGCCCAAACCCTGAGCTATCTCCGGAAGTCTTTTGGCACCGAATAACAGCAGGACAACCAGCAGGATAATAAGCATCTCCTGCCAGCCCAATCCAAACATTTTGCCATACTCCTCGGGTATACTTTCTTATATATACCACCATCTA comes from the Candidatus Zixiibacteriota bacterium genome and includes:
- the tatA gene encoding twin-arginine translocase TatA/TatE family subunit: MFGLGWQEMLIILLVVLLLFGAKRLPEIAQGLGKGIREFKKAVKDTQEEIKSSVDESDKKNDKSEK